The proteins below are encoded in one region of Acidithiobacillus ferrooxidans ATCC 23270:
- a CDS encoding LolA family protein → MAISKVLRQLLDTRIGILVAPLKKDFLKDQATSPGTPSLAAASGQTSFHSGAVILLMLLGMSTMLTAAAAQASEWNIDHLMQSLAHTKPGRATFVEKKFLTILEKPIESSGRLRFIAPDGLEMHTIKPKNEVMLIQGDVLTIDHQDIHLQDHPELLAFIDSIRGTLTGNQQMLKQFFRLSLSGSEGNWTLTMLPRQKKLADLVQYIQVNGSNNTVTSIETLKTNRDRSLITITKSPTP, encoded by the coding sequence ATGGCCATATCTAAAGTGCTCCGGCAACTGCTGGATACCCGGATAGGAATACTCGTGGCGCCCCTGAAAAAGGACTTTCTCAAGGACCAGGCGACGTCACCCGGCACACCCTCACTCGCGGCAGCTTCTGGCCAGACCTCCTTCCATTCCGGGGCGGTGATCCTACTGATGCTTCTGGGCATGAGTACGATGCTGACGGCGGCTGCAGCCCAGGCATCGGAATGGAATATCGATCATCTGATGCAGTCCTTGGCACATACCAAACCCGGTCGCGCCACATTCGTCGAGAAAAAATTCCTGACCATACTGGAAAAACCCATAGAATCATCCGGTAGACTGCGTTTCATAGCCCCGGACGGCTTGGAGATGCACACCATCAAACCAAAAAATGAGGTTATGCTCATACAAGGTGACGTGCTCACCATCGACCACCAGGATATCCATCTGCAGGATCATCCGGAATTATTGGCATTTATCGATAGCATACGTGGCACGTTGACCGGGAACCAGCAGATGCTGAAGCAATTCTTTCGTCTTTCTTTGAGCGGCAGCGAGGGCAACTGGACTCTGACGATGCTGCCCAGACAAAAAAAGTTGGCGGATCTGGTTCAATATATTCAGGTCAACGGTAGCAACAATACGGTAACCAGCATCGAAACATTGAAAACAAATCGCGATCGTTCCCTGATCACCATCACCAAGTCACCTACGCCGTGA
- a CDS encoding COG4648 family protein: MKLLRNQTVKPFCRNLTTSRLAKYWSVALSIFIFVGYQILTYRGISSTHPGGLVVVSTFAPVIIVFLFISWRMRYRVIGLISVIAGCIALWHYQTIFVHYLNWTYLIQRSGIFALLAMVFGVTLLPGRTPMISRIADLVHGPLSEQVARYTRHVTMAWTFLFATMTALPPIIFIFLPHHLLFLLTNTISLMLVASMLFAEYIVRCCTIPAGERSGMVEGLRAYFHYSGESAMNKQQSRNSKPSPLR; encoded by the coding sequence GTGAAACTTCTGCGCAACCAAACCGTTAAACCATTTTGTCGAAATTTGACAACCAGCAGGTTGGCAAAGTACTGGAGCGTAGCGCTCTCCATATTTATTTTTGTCGGCTACCAAATACTCACTTATCGGGGAATCTCTTCGACCCACCCGGGTGGATTGGTAGTGGTGTCCACCTTCGCACCCGTCATTATTGTTTTTTTATTTATATCGTGGCGCATGCGTTACAGAGTTATCGGCCTCATCTCCGTCATTGCCGGATGTATAGCATTGTGGCATTACCAAACTATCTTTGTGCACTACTTAAACTGGACGTACCTGATTCAAAGGAGTGGAATTTTCGCACTATTGGCTATGGTATTCGGTGTCACTTTGCTTCCCGGGCGTACCCCCATGATATCGCGAATTGCCGATCTGGTTCATGGGCCCCTGAGTGAACAGGTGGCGCGCTATACTCGACATGTGACCATGGCCTGGACATTTCTCTTCGCCACGATGACAGCTTTACCCCCGATTATTTTTATATTTTTGCCACATCATTTATTATTTCTATTGACCAATACCATCTCCCTGATGCTGGTGGCATCCATGTTGTTTGCCGAGTATATAGTTCGCTGTTGCACCATCCCTGCCGGGGAGCGTTCCGGAATGGTGGAAGGACTTCGTGCCTATTTCCATTATTCCGGCGAGAGCGCGATGAACAAACAGCAATCGCGCAATAGCAAACCCAGTCCACTACGGTAA
- a CDS encoding LpxL/LpxP family acyltransferase, translating to MLPTDQASIPPDQPSWAQHPERGSMAMLRVITWISMKLGRRQARLILHLIAGYFLLFAPTARRSSRAYLTRVLGQPAHIWQIYHHFLTFSATIHDRIDLLNNRFDLFDIHVHQPEAIETAVAAGQGVLLLGAHLGSFEVLRGVGQRHPGPRVVMVMYEQNAQRLNAMLSAINPLAKQNIIPPGRMDSMIRVQEELENGALVGLLGDRSFGKEKVQSVTFLGKPALWPSGPFRMAVILRRPIFFMVGLHTGPGKYEIFLEQLADFTDVERDEREAVVHQTMEKYVGLLEKYCHMAPYNWFNFFDFWQ from the coding sequence ATGCTCCCCACAGACCAGGCGTCCATACCCCCTGACCAGCCGTCCTGGGCACAGCATCCGGAGCGCGGAAGCATGGCCATGTTACGGGTAATCACCTGGATTTCCATGAAGCTGGGCCGCCGCCAGGCCCGCCTCATATTGCATCTGATCGCCGGATACTTTCTCTTGTTTGCGCCAACGGCCAGACGATCATCTCGAGCGTACCTCACGCGGGTGCTCGGCCAACCCGCACATATCTGGCAAATATATCACCATTTTCTAACATTCTCCGCAACGATCCATGACCGCATTGATTTGCTCAACAATCGTTTCGATCTCTTTGACATACATGTACACCAGCCAGAGGCCATCGAGACGGCCGTTGCCGCCGGACAAGGGGTATTGCTTCTAGGGGCACATCTCGGCAGTTTTGAGGTGCTGAGGGGCGTTGGCCAGCGGCACCCTGGTCCCCGCGTGGTCATGGTGATGTATGAGCAAAACGCCCAGCGTTTAAATGCGATGCTTTCAGCCATCAATCCGCTGGCCAAACAAAATATCATACCCCCTGGCCGTATGGATTCGATGATCCGCGTTCAAGAAGAACTGGAAAACGGCGCATTGGTTGGTCTGCTGGGTGATCGCTCCTTTGGTAAGGAGAAGGTGCAGTCCGTTACTTTTCTGGGCAAGCCCGCCCTTTGGCCCAGCGGGCCCTTCCGGATGGCGGTGATCTTGCGCAGACCGATTTTCTTTATGGTCGGGCTGCATACCGGACCGGGGAAATATGAAATTTTTCTTGAACAATTGGCTGATTTCACTGATGTCGAACGAGACGAGCGGGAAGCAGTGGTGCATCAGACGATGGAAAAGTACGTCGGCTTGTTGGAGAAGTACTGTCATATGGCACCTTATAACTGGTTTAATTTTTTTGACTTCTGGCAATAA
- a CDS encoding phosphopantetheine-binding protein, with the protein MYSLTPQELELSALIIAALNLPVGPQDIDPEAPLYGGELGLDSIDILEISMVIGKNYGLMISSDNDNKVEIFSCLRNLCTYVQAHRSN; encoded by the coding sequence ATGTACAGCCTTACGCCCCAGGAACTGGAGTTGAGTGCTTTAATAATAGCGGCACTGAATCTCCCCGTGGGTCCGCAGGACATTGACCCTGAAGCGCCATTATATGGTGGAGAATTGGGACTTGATTCCATTGATATTCTGGAGATATCCATGGTCATAGGAAAAAACTACGGATTAATGATATCAAGCGACAACGACAATAAGGTAGAAATATTTAGTTGTTTGCGCAACCTCTGCACTTATGTGCAGGCGCATAGGTCCAACTAG
- a CDS encoding AMP-binding protein, which yields MNRLPLMTHQSASDIVAFRHGEAITVHQFLADVAQLRAILLPGKHVLNVCRDRYRFMVGLAAAMTANKISLLPSTYTHETIRQMVRFAPDVFCLSDGDNDIDLPQLSLPEGFPVSAANHNLPIPLLPETLPVSYVFTSGSTGSPVPHLKTWGALVGSVRAEAQRLGLLDGRTHAVLGTVPPQHMYGFESTILIVLQCGGALSAPQYFYPADICAELSLLPRPRLLVSTPIHLRALLGMSSPLPPADLLISATAPLTQDLAREAETRFDAPLQEIYGSTETGQIATRRSAETDEWSLLPELRLTSQLGRVWASGGHVEQATELSDRLEIINDERFLLHGRTADLVNIAGKRSSLAYLNHQLNSIPEVQDGAFFMPDDGAAGSVKRLIAFVVAPGVDAHSIYAKLRERIDPAFLPRPLQIVDALPRNNTGKLPREAFQLLVTTLHHKEENNPGTP from the coding sequence ATGAACCGCCTCCCCTTGATGACCCATCAATCCGCGAGCGATATCGTAGCATTTCGTCATGGCGAAGCGATTACCGTACATCAATTCTTAGCGGACGTAGCACAGCTTCGTGCCATACTTCTTCCGGGGAAACACGTTCTTAACGTTTGCCGTGACCGTTACCGCTTCATGGTAGGTCTTGCTGCGGCCATGACTGCCAACAAAATAAGTCTGTTGCCGTCTACATATACACACGAAACCATCCGTCAGATGGTCCGCTTCGCTCCGGATGTGTTTTGCCTCAGCGATGGTGATAACGATATAGATCTACCTCAACTTTCCTTACCTGAAGGCTTCCCCGTATCGGCGGCAAATCACAATCTGCCGATCCCCCTCCTTCCGGAAACCCTACCGGTAAGTTATGTATTCACTTCCGGATCCACCGGAAGCCCTGTTCCTCATCTGAAAACCTGGGGCGCACTGGTAGGAAGCGTCCGCGCCGAAGCCCAGCGTCTGGGCTTACTTGATGGCCGTACACATGCAGTGCTTGGTACCGTTCCACCACAACATATGTACGGCTTCGAATCAACCATACTGATCGTTTTACAATGCGGAGGTGCCCTCAGTGCGCCTCAATATTTTTACCCTGCGGATATTTGCGCTGAACTTTCATTGCTGCCACGCCCACGATTGCTGGTGAGCACGCCAATTCACCTCCGCGCTTTGTTGGGTATGAGTTCCCCTTTGCCACCTGCCGATTTGCTGATTTCCGCTACGGCTCCATTGACCCAAGACCTGGCACGAGAGGCGGAAACCCGCTTCGATGCCCCTCTGCAAGAAATCTACGGATCCACTGAAACGGGCCAGATTGCCACCCGGCGCAGTGCAGAAACCGATGAATGGTCGTTATTGCCAGAACTCCGCTTGACGTCGCAACTTGGACGCGTGTGGGCAAGCGGTGGGCATGTGGAACAAGCAACGGAACTCAGCGACAGACTGGAGATTATTAACGATGAGCGTTTTCTTCTTCATGGTCGAACCGCCGACCTTGTCAATATAGCGGGCAAACGCAGCTCCCTGGCTTATCTAAACCATCAGCTTAATTCCATCCCAGAGGTACAAGATGGCGCATTTTTTATGCCCGACGACGGTGCTGCGGGCAGCGTAAAGCGCTTGATTGCATTTGTTGTGGCACCGGGAGTAGATGCTCATTCGATTTACGCCAAACTGCGTGAGCGCATCGATCCGGCATTTCTTCCCCGGCCGCTACAGATTGTGGATGCGCTACCGCGTAATAATACCGGAAAATTACCGCGCGAAGCGTTTCAGTTGCTGGTCACGACGCTCCATCATAAAGAGGAGAACAATCCTGGCACACCATGA
- a CDS encoding beta-ketoacyl-[acyl-carrier-protein] synthase family protein produces the protein MPPVLVSRFTATSCIGRGLDQTLAALLDRQSGLKPCAFQGIDINTWVGEVDAVDDEEMEPGLRDFNCRNNRLAQLALRQDGFAEAVDTAASKWGRRRIGVFLGTSTAGILQTEWAFRHLDPVSGCLPADFVYAATHSPYSLSDFIRRKLRLEGPAMSVSSACSSSAKVLASAKRMLDAGLIDAAVVGGVDSLCATTLYGFHSLGLLADGPCRPFSDDRKGISLGEAAAYLLLERMPGSPDSDAVLLLGVGESSDAYHMSSPHPDGLGARMAMEQALSSAGLSPASIDYINLHGTATLNNDSSEAKAVAGVFGATTPCSSTKGATGHTLGAAGALEAVICAIAIQHDLMPAGPEAGQRDTTTGIQYLMSNQRQRVSHILSNSFGFGGSNCSLVFGRSA, from the coding sequence ATGCCACCGGTGCTCGTATCACGATTCACCGCGACAAGCTGTATCGGACGCGGTCTGGACCAAACCCTTGCTGCACTGCTTGATCGCCAAAGCGGGCTGAAGCCGTGCGCCTTCCAGGGTATCGACATCAACACCTGGGTCGGCGAAGTGGATGCGGTTGACGACGAGGAAATGGAACCGGGGCTGCGAGACTTTAACTGTCGTAACAATAGGTTGGCGCAGTTAGCCCTGCGCCAGGACGGATTTGCCGAGGCAGTGGATACTGCCGCCAGCAAATGGGGCCGAAGGCGGATCGGCGTTTTCCTGGGGACCAGCACCGCGGGCATTCTGCAGACCGAATGGGCGTTTCGGCATCTCGACCCCGTTAGCGGATGCCTGCCAGCGGATTTTGTCTATGCCGCCACCCACAGCCCATACTCTCTAAGCGACTTCATCCGGCGAAAATTGCGCCTCGAAGGTCCGGCCATGTCGGTGTCTTCCGCCTGCTCCTCCAGCGCCAAGGTCCTCGCCTCGGCAAAACGTATGCTGGACGCTGGATTGATTGATGCCGCCGTAGTCGGCGGCGTAGACTCATTATGTGCGACCACCCTCTACGGTTTTCATTCGCTGGGGCTGTTGGCCGACGGCCCCTGTCGACCATTCAGCGACGATCGTAAAGGTATTTCCCTCGGCGAGGCCGCCGCCTATCTGTTGCTAGAACGCATGCCGGGCAGTCCCGACAGCGATGCGGTGCTTTTGTTGGGTGTGGGTGAATCCAGCGATGCCTATCACATGTCATCGCCTCACCCCGACGGTCTGGGAGCGCGCATGGCCATGGAACAGGCGTTGTCTTCGGCCGGATTGAGCCCTGCAAGTATTGACTATATCAATCTGCACGGCACCGCCACTCTCAACAATGATTCGTCCGAGGCCAAAGCAGTAGCCGGAGTCTTCGGTGCCACAACACCGTGCAGCTCTACCAAAGGTGCTACCGGCCACACCTTAGGTGCCGCCGGAGCGCTGGAGGCCGTCATCTGTGCCATCGCCATCCAACATGACCTGATGCCGGCGGGTCCGGAAGCCGGCCAGAGAGATACCACGACTGGCATTCAATATCTCATGTCAAACCAACGGCAAAGGGTTTCCCATATATTAAGCAATTCCTTCGGCTTTGGTGGCAGCAACTGCAGTCTGGTCTTCGGCCGTTCCGCCTAG
- a CDS encoding 3-hydroxyacyl-ACP dehydratase FabZ family protein, with product MRYRVIIPENYRAKRFSCWSRRSIIKRRTILAHHEVLFSIPAQHPVFAGHFPGHPIVPGVMLIDEVIHTVESTTGQAMTTGGHITMAKFYSPASPGEVLTLCFDTRADASIAFEIHANNRRIAAGDLSPAAKTSTC from the coding sequence ATGCGCTACCGCGTAATAATACCGGAAAATTACCGCGCGAAGCGTTTCAGTTGCTGGTCACGACGCTCCATCATAAAGAGGAGAACAATCCTGGCACACCATGAAGTTTTATTCAGCATCCCGGCGCAACATCCGGTCTTCGCTGGTCATTTCCCGGGGCATCCCATCGTTCCCGGCGTAATGCTTATTGACGAGGTCATTCATACGGTGGAGTCTACGACTGGGCAAGCGATGACGACGGGAGGCCATATTACCATGGCCAAATTTTACAGCCCTGCATCCCCTGGGGAGGTGCTGACACTATGTTTCGATACGAGAGCAGATGCGTCCATCGCCTTTGAGATCCACGCGAACAACCGCAGGATAGCCGCTGGTGATCTATCTCCTGCCGCAAAGACCTCAACCTGCTGA
- a CDS encoding beta-ketoacyl synthase chain length factor, which translates to MTLISAYLEGIGLLGPGVPDWPQGSAILAGRTPYHEQKTVLSPPASLPAAERRRASPGVMAALEVGHKACAMAGVRPADPASVFASSGGDGRICHAICSALASGDTMISPTQFHNSVHNAISGYWGIAAGAMTPSSVVSAHDGSFAAGLLEAVMLLGSEQRPVLLIACDSDYPQPLHDARPVPDTFAVALLLTAMPRPGKTIAQLSFCGDTLFTDAAVQPMDDHALETLRQSIPAARCLPLLQLIARGEAGRIVLDYVNPPRLAVDVAPCS; encoded by the coding sequence ATGACATTGATCAGTGCATACCTGGAAGGTATAGGGCTGCTCGGCCCTGGTGTCCCCGACTGGCCGCAAGGTTCAGCCATACTTGCCGGACGAACGCCCTACCACGAGCAGAAAACCGTATTATCGCCACCGGCCTCATTGCCAGCGGCAGAGCGACGCCGCGCCAGCCCGGGAGTCATGGCTGCCCTGGAGGTGGGGCATAAGGCCTGCGCCATGGCCGGCGTACGGCCCGCAGATCCGGCATCGGTATTTGCGTCGTCGGGGGGCGATGGTCGCATCTGCCATGCCATCTGTTCGGCGCTGGCGTCGGGAGACACCATGATTTCTCCCACCCAGTTTCATAATTCCGTACACAATGCTATTTCCGGTTATTGGGGCATTGCGGCGGGTGCCATGACGCCGTCCTCTGTGGTCAGCGCCCATGATGGGAGCTTCGCTGCCGGACTATTGGAAGCGGTGATGCTGTTGGGGAGCGAGCAGCGCCCTGTGTTATTGATCGCCTGTGATAGTGATTACCCGCAGCCTCTGCACGATGCCCGTCCGGTTCCCGATACTTTTGCCGTGGCGTTGCTGCTGACAGCCATGCCACGTCCCGGAAAGACGATCGCGCAACTCAGTTTTTGCGGCGATACGTTATTTACGGACGCCGCAGTGCAACCCATGGATGACCATGCCCTTGAAACCCTGCGCCAATCCATTCCTGCCGCACGCTGCCTCCCTCTGCTTCAGCTCATAGCGAGAGGAGAAGCGGGGCGCATCGTCCTGGATTACGTGAATCCTCCACGTTTGGCGGTGGATGTGGCACCATGCAGCTAG
- the fabG gene encoding 3-oxoacyl-ACP reductase FabG, with amino-acid sequence MPKRALVTGGSGGIGAAICKKLAADGLQVIIHTHRNPEKAQALADSIVATGGDATLLAFDVTDAQATTAALQDELEAGPIQVLVNNAGIHDDAVFPALSARQWQGVIDVSLNGFFHVTQAVLMPMIRTRWGRIINITSVAALTGNRGQVNYSAAKGALHAATKSLALEVANRGITVNAVAPGIIATEMSANAFPIDAIAQMVPMKRAGRPEEVADLVGFLASEQAAYISGQIISINGAMA; translated from the coding sequence ATGCCTAAGCGCGCCCTGGTCACCGGCGGTAGCGGCGGCATTGGTGCCGCTATCTGCAAAAAACTCGCCGCAGATGGCCTCCAGGTCATTATTCATACCCATCGCAACCCAGAGAAAGCCCAGGCTCTCGCAGACTCTATCGTCGCCACGGGTGGCGATGCCACCTTGTTGGCTTTCGACGTCACCGATGCACAGGCCACCACTGCGGCCTTGCAGGATGAGCTCGAAGCCGGGCCCATCCAGGTTCTGGTCAACAATGCCGGCATTCATGACGATGCGGTCTTCCCGGCCCTCAGCGCGCGGCAGTGGCAGGGCGTGATAGACGTATCACTGAACGGTTTCTTCCATGTAACGCAGGCCGTACTCATGCCCATGATCCGCACGCGCTGGGGGCGCATCATCAATATCACCTCGGTGGCCGCGCTAACGGGTAATCGCGGTCAGGTCAACTATTCGGCGGCCAAGGGTGCGCTGCATGCGGCCACCAAATCCCTGGCGCTGGAGGTCGCCAACCGTGGGATTACGGTCAACGCCGTGGCGCCTGGCATCATCGCGACCGAAATGAGCGCGAATGCCTTCCCTATTGACGCCATCGCGCAAATGGTGCCGATGAAGCGTGCCGGGCGACCCGAGGAAGTGGCCGATCTGGTTGGGTTTCTTGCCTCGGAACAAGCCGCCTACATCAGTGGACAGATCATTTCCATCAATGGCGCCATGGCATGA
- a CDS encoding MMPL family transporter: protein MRKNRVFIIATWLAILLVGSVLISTTKFTANLSEFLPRSPTTQQAVLNEQLRQGILSRQIMIRIDGGDATIRAKLSNELVRKLQGNTAFLSINNGSNNGDTRIFHYIFSHRYLLSPTVNPTLFTVAGLHDAIADSIDMLATPGGEMVQSLLPSDPTGATVQMIQSMGSGVRPVTRDGVWSSRSGKSALILAQTRASGSAINAQQAAINDIQTAFAVAKSEAGSVAANTTLMMTGVGVISVASRDAIVHAAELMSTISITLIILLLLLVYRSGIVLILGLIPVFSGVIVGISAVALGFSVVYDITLGFGTALIGEAVDYSIYFFVQSGQSATGSDEWIRKYWPTIRLGVFTSIIGFASLLFSNLPGLAQLGLYAIAGLLTAAIVTRLVLPTLLPGNFKSRDLSSIGEHLLRLTRTLSALRPGVVLLLIAASAVLVSHRDKIWNYDLSALSPVPAAAQRLYTQMRADLGVSEGGYLVVVSAPTVNATLAVAEKTGNALQGLVENHVIAGYESPARYLPSVTLQQERQAAIPPKDVLERRLREALLGLPVKASLFTPFIKESEAQRTLTPLTLADLRGTSIGMVVNSMLIRHGNGWDAILPLKAPASGTVDARRVRASLARHHITGAMLIDLSGTSNQLYKSYLINGIKLSLSGVAFIALLLLFVLRSPVRVFRILLPLIAAVLTVTAGLVLLGYELNIMNLIGLMLIVAIGSNYALFFDQGARQVHGEIAPRTLASLVIANITTIMGFGPLAFSGVPVLQAIGAAVAPGVVLALLFSASFSQQSTV, encoded by the coding sequence GTGAGGAAAAACCGCGTTTTCATCATTGCAACATGGCTGGCTATTTTGCTTGTCGGTAGCGTATTGATCAGCACCACCAAATTCACAGCAAATCTTTCGGAATTCCTGCCTCGGTCACCCACCACGCAGCAGGCGGTCCTGAACGAACAACTACGTCAGGGTATTCTATCACGCCAAATCATGATCCGCATTGATGGCGGTGATGCTACCATACGCGCCAAGCTCTCCAATGAGCTGGTCCGGAAGCTTCAGGGTAACACTGCATTTTTGTCCATCAACAACGGCAGCAACAATGGTGATACCAGAATATTTCATTATATTTTTTCTCATCGTTATTTGTTGAGCCCCACCGTCAACCCGACACTTTTTACAGTTGCCGGGCTACACGACGCCATTGCCGATTCCATCGATATGTTGGCCACTCCAGGCGGAGAGATGGTTCAGTCGTTGCTCCCTAGTGATCCTACCGGGGCCACTGTGCAGATGATCCAGTCCATGGGAAGCGGGGTGAGACCAGTGACCCGCGACGGAGTGTGGTCCTCGCGTTCCGGCAAAAGTGCCTTGATATTGGCACAAACCCGAGCTTCCGGTTCCGCTATAAATGCCCAGCAGGCAGCAATCAACGACATACAGACCGCATTCGCCGTTGCGAAGTCGGAAGCGGGGTCCGTAGCCGCGAACACTACCTTGATGATGACCGGCGTCGGGGTGATTTCGGTGGCCTCTCGCGACGCCATCGTCCATGCAGCGGAGTTGATGTCCACCATCAGTATAACGCTTATAATTTTACTGCTATTGCTCGTATACCGCTCCGGTATCGTGCTTATTCTGGGTCTCATACCCGTATTTTCCGGAGTAATCGTCGGAATTTCCGCAGTAGCGCTTGGTTTCTCTGTTGTCTACGATATCACTCTGGGATTTGGAACGGCATTAATTGGCGAAGCCGTAGATTATTCCATTTATTTTTTTGTGCAGTCCGGACAATCTGCAACAGGAAGTGACGAATGGATACGCAAGTACTGGCCGACCATCAGATTAGGGGTATTCACCTCGATCATCGGATTTGCCAGTCTGCTTTTTTCGAATTTGCCGGGGCTGGCACAACTCGGCCTTTATGCGATTGCCGGGCTTCTCACTGCGGCAATTGTTACCCGGCTGGTATTACCAACCCTGCTGCCCGGCAATTTTAAATCACGGGATTTAAGCAGTATTGGCGAACATCTGCTTCGCTTGACACGAACCCTTTCCGCCCTGCGGCCTGGCGTCGTGTTGCTACTGATCGCGGCGAGCGCCGTCCTCGTCAGCCATCGCGACAAGATTTGGAACTACGACCTGTCTGCGCTGAGCCCCGTTCCGGCGGCAGCACAACGACTCTATACGCAAATGCGTGCTGACCTGGGTGTATCCGAGGGCGGTTATCTGGTCGTCGTTTCTGCACCCACCGTCAACGCTACGTTGGCTGTGGCCGAAAAGACCGGCAATGCGCTACAGGGGTTGGTAGAAAATCACGTCATTGCCGGCTATGAGAGTCCCGCCCGGTACCTGCCGAGCGTCACATTGCAACAGGAGCGGCAAGCGGCGATCCCACCAAAAGACGTGCTGGAAAGGCGTTTGCGTGAAGCCCTGCTTGGTCTACCGGTAAAAGCTTCGCTGTTCACGCCGTTCATCAAGGAATCCGAGGCGCAGCGCACGCTCACCCCCTTAACCCTTGCCGACCTGCGCGGCACCAGTATCGGGATGGTGGTAAACAGCATGCTTATCCGCCACGGCAACGGATGGGACGCCATTCTACCGCTCAAAGCACCGGCTTCAGGCACGGTGGACGCGCGGCGCGTGCGTGCCAGCCTTGCCCGGCACCATATCACGGGTGCCATGCTCATCGACTTGTCCGGAACATCGAATCAATTGTATAAAAGTTATCTGATAAATGGGATTAAGCTGTCATTATCCGGTGTCGCTTTCATTGCCTTGCTGTTATTGTTCGTATTGCGCTCCCCGGTGCGCGTCTTCAGGATACTGCTACCGTTGATTGCGGCCGTCCTGACCGTAACCGCCGGACTTGTCTTGCTCGGCTACGAACTAAATATTATGAATCTGATCGGGCTGATGCTGATTGTCGCCATCGGATCAAACTACGCACTCTTTTTTGACCAGGGCGCCCGGCAGGTCCACGGGGAGATCGCGCCGCGTACGCTCGCTTCTCTGGTCATCGCCAACATCACCACCATCATGGGATTTGGGCCACTCGCTTTTTCCGGAGTTCCAGTACTGCAGGCCATCGGTGCCGCCGTCGCGCCGGGCGTTGTTCTGGCGTTGTTATTCTCTGCCAGTTTTTCCCAACAGTCGACCGTTTGA